The window CCTCCAGTGTCATCTGATTGATTAATGCTTGATATTTCACGAAACTCTTCCTTTCCTACTGTTCCCCCTGAACTTTTTCTTTTCTCATTGTACGCTTCCCATTAACCACTATATTTAACACACAAGCAATCGCACCAGTAATTCCTAGAGCCAATCCCTGTTTTATGTAATCATCTCCGGCAAGAATACATACCGCCATTCCTGCACCAAAGATAAGTACACCGCATATTCCAGATAGAATAGAACTGAGTTTCCTGCGCTTCTCTGTATCGTTCTTTAAATTCCATGTCGCCAAAACCGCTGCAAGGACTGCTATCCCCGCAAAAACTACGTCTAGTACATACAAACCCTTCTGCCATAATGGTATAATCTTGACTATTTGGCTGCTGCTGGACAACCCATTCATTGTGTTCGATCTTGAGATTGCAAATGTAATATTTTTTGCTGCCCGCTGCATAGATGTAATCACCGTATTGTTCATATCCTCATCGGAGAGAACCCACAGTTCTGAGTCGGTGTTCAGCCACAAATCTGTACCCGCAGCCAGTCCGGCCCTCAAATCTTCATATGCAAATACTTCGAAAGAGGCCTGGTCAGTGATTGCCACTCCCTCAAATCCCCATTCGTTCCGAAGTATTTCTGTCATGAGCCCGTAATGAGCGCCCGCCCATTTTGTTCCAACCCGGTTCATGCCGACCATCACTCCATGTGCATTTCCTTCACGGACCGTTATCTCAAAAGGTTCAAGATATAATTCCCGGATACTCTGCTCATTTGCCATAATCGAGACACCCATCCGGTTAGTTTCCTGATCGTTCAATGCAAAATGCTTCATATAGACAAGCACACCTTTACTCTGTGCGCCTTTTACAACCGAAGCTCCCATTTTCCCGGACAGATAGTTGTCTTCTGAAAAGTACTCAAAATTCCTTCCGCTGTATGGTGTCCGGTGAATATTCATTGCAGGAGCATACCATCCGGTCACCTCAAGTTCAAGGCTGTCTTCACCGATACATTTACCAAACTCTTCCGCCAGTTTGTCATTCCATGTGGAGCCTAGTACGATTTCCGGCGGATAGGATGTGCCGTTCTCGCCGCCTACCAGAGTGCTGGAGATTCCTGCTGGGCCGTCTTTATCCTGTGTGGACGGAAGCTGTGTGGAATCAATTCCCATGGTCGCATATCCTCCGACACGTACAAGCTTATCCAGTTCTTCTGCGCTCATCTGTGAAATCAATGAATCCCATAGCGGATCATCGTACTCTGTTTCCATCAACATAGCGGTTGTCAGTTTTCCAAACTCTTCATCATACGTCTCTGTGACTGCCTTTTCCTCAACTGTATCTTCCACTACTGGTATCTTCAATGCTTCCACAAATGTCTCCGGAGCTGTGAAATTCCCGCCAGCATAGGTAGATGGCCATGTCCCTTCCCAGTCACTTCTGCTTAAGTATCGGAAATTTTCATCATACCTGGCGATATCCGCATCTTTAAACTGATTGCCAATGGCAGATTCCGTTTCTTTCGATACCGCATAAGTTGTACTGTCCAGACTTTCTATTGTTACTTGTGCCGCCAACTCCATATTTCCTTCGGCATCCATCTGGTTTGTTGTCGTATATCCTTTTTTCGCAAGAATGTTATTCAGGGCATTATGGACATCTGTGCCTACTGCAAAATAATAATCCCCTGCCTCCATAATATAAGTACTATATCCCTTCGCATCATAGGTTTTCATAATTTCTTTTGGGATCTCTACAGTTACTGTCTCCGATGCTCCCGGTTTCAGCATTCCTGTTTTTGTATAACCGGCCAATTCCACTGCAGATTTTTCAATCTGGTTCTGTCTGTCATATTCTGTGTAAGGAGACTGCATATAGACTTCTACTGTATGTTTTGCCTCCACATCTCCTGTATTCTTTACCGTCAGTTTCGCAAGATACTGCTCTTCTGCTTCCTCTAATATAAAGTCAGAATAGGTGAATTCCGAGTAAGACAGACCGTAGCCAAAGGGATATTGCACCTCTTCCGTATAGTTATAATTTTCCGCCTTTTCGTTCCCCAATACAACGTCTTCATATCGCGTCTCATAATACCGGTATCCCACATAGATACCTTCACTGTAAACCATATAAGTATTCCCGAAACTTTCCTGACTATTCACAATGTGATAGGCTCCCAGGTTCTGCATCGCAGGTGCACTTTGACTGTCATACGCATAGGTGTCTGTCAGTCTTCCGGAAGGAGAGACTTCTCCGTTCAGAAGTTCCCCCACTGCAGACGCCCCGTTTTCTCCAAGTCCCCCAATCCACAGTACCGCATTAATTCCCATAGACTTTAACACGCCAAGTTCCATTGGATTCTGTGTATTCAAAAGTACAACCACTTTTTCAAAATTCTGGCATGCGTAATTCAATACCTCTCTCTCCTGCTCATCAATCTGAAGATAATAGCTGCCGTTTTCAAGTGGTGTGCTCTGTATATCTGAACTCTCACCGCCGCTTCTCCCAATTACAACAATTGCCGCATCCTGATATTCTGTAAGACTGTTTTTCACCTCGTCCGTAAAGTTGGAAACTGGGGCTTCATTGACGGCAAACTCACCGTTTCCCATAGCATCCGGCACTGTTTTTCTGTATTTAGCCCCGTCCCCTTCTGTATAAAAATTCTGCAGTGTTTCATTTGTGGCAAATCCAGCCTCTTTTAGTCCGGTATATAAATCTTTCGCTTTCGATGTGTCTACCGATCCTGCACCGCTCCCCCCGTAAACCGGATCCACGCTGTCCTGTCCGAATACCGAGATATGCGAGCCTGTTTTTAAAGGCAGTGTCCCGTCATTTTCCAAGAGAACCGCCCCTTCTGCTTCAATCTGTGTACTGACAGAACGCAGATAGTTTTCCCTTTCCTGATCATCGTCATAATCAGATGAGAAATGCTCTGTCACCTCATCCTCAGAAGAAATAACCTTTTGGTTGGACATATTCAAGTAAACTGAAATGAGGTTGGAATAACGATCTGCATAGATGTTCCCTGCTACAAGTGCCACTATCGTTATAATGGCTGCAAACCATGCAACCCCCACTTGCAGGATTTTTCTTTTCTTTTGTTTCATAGCTTTTCTCCTCTGTTCCTTAAGATTTTTTATAACTTTTCTTAATTTATAACACTTGTCCACAATAATGTATTATAATATTCTTATCTTTATTATGTAAATTTTATATCACTTAGAAATATTTATACGAAAGGACTGGAAAAAATATGGATATAGAATTGATGTTGGAAAAATTCGTAAAATCTGTCCCCCTGACGAGTGCCTTTTACCAAGAAGGCAGGCTGAAAAAAATCCACAACGGGCAGGCTCTTTCAAACATACTTTCAGAACAGATTGCAAAAGAGTATCCTCCTGATGGAAACAATCTTCGCTTTCTCATTACTCCGGAATACCTGCAATTTGGATTTATTCGTCTGGAAGAAAACAACAGTTTCCTAGTTTTAGGTCCCGCCTCCCCATATGAACCAACATTAAATCAGATAAACACCTTTTTGTCCACTTATAAAATTCCCAGACAGAATGGCGCTGATGCAGCAGGTTGGTTTCACCATATTCTTGTTATGGATACGCCCAGATTTCGCAATCTCTTAGAATTCTTATACTATATTTTAACCGGGAACTCAGAAGAACCTCTAAGAATTTCCTATCACGCCACTAAAATGACTACTGTTTTTCATGCAGAAGATTTTTCAATAACAGGCCACTCCTTTCATAATCTGGAGAACTTGTCCGCTTCATGCATCAGGCATGGCCTTTACGACAAATTAGAGTCCATGATCCGCAAAGATTTTAATGAAGTTATTTCTCCAGAACTCGCCCCTTCTGCTATCCGTTCTTTAAAAAATGCATTAATCAGCGCCACTGCCGTTGCATGCCGGAATGCAATTCAGGGCGGACTCTCTTATGATACTGCAATCTCCCTGTCCGACTATTATATTGCTCAGGCCGAAAAACTATCGATTTATACAGATATCAAACAAACGATTGAAAATATGCTCCTTGACTATGCCAAACGGGTTTCCATTATACAATCGTTTCATTCCGATTCAGCTACAGTGAATTCTATTTGCCGTTACATCAACGCTCATATTTCCAATAAAATAACGGTAGCCGAAATCAGCGGCGCTGTCTCCTTGAACGCTTCCTATATCAGTCATCATTTTAAAGAAAAAACTGGATGTTCAATTTCTGACTATATCAATATACAAAAAGTAAAAGAAGCAAAACATTTATTAGAATCTACCAACCTTTCACTTTCTGAAATTTCTGAAAAACTAGCATTTTCCAGTCAGCAATATTTTCAGAAAATTTTCAAAAAGCAAGCCGGCATAACACCCTTGCAATACAAAAAGGAGCAGAGATAATCTCTGCCCCAGATTTGCTAAAATCTCTTTTGCATTTTCCCGGTAAATCTAAAAACAATTCAAATTGCTGGGTGAATTACTGAGTTGAAAGAAACATCATATCTGCGTACCATCATATCCTACTCTGTCCGCAATGCAGTCACCGGATCTTTTTTCGCCGCTTTTTTCGAAGGAATCAGGCCGCCAAGCAACGTAAGTATCACACTGAGCGCTACTAACAGTACAGCGCTGACTGCCGAAAGCGAAGCATTTATATCTGCCGAACCGGTCAGCCTATGGATGGCCACATTTCCAGGAATCAAAAGAAGCAGAGTAATCCCGATACCAATTAATCCGGAGCAAAGTCCGATAATGAAGGTTTCTGCATTAAATACCTGGGAAACATTCCGTTTTGACGCTCCCATTGCCCGAAGAATACCGATTTCTTTTGTCCGCTCCAAAACAGAGATATAAGTAATAATCCCAATCATAATGGAAGACACAATCAAGGATACCGCTACGAATGCAATCAATACATAGGAAATTACATTTACTATCGTTGTAACAGAGGACATCAAAAGGCCTACATAATCCGTATAGCTAATCTGATCTTCCTCATCCACAGTTTTGTTATATGTGTCAATACTGTCTGTAATGGCTTCTTTATCCTCAAAACTATCTGCATAGATATTGATACCGGATGGTGCATCTGGATTTACATATCCAAAAGCAGCCATATTATCCTCATAAGAACCTGCAGAAATATAGGTGTCATAAATCATCAGCAGTTTTTCATCCTCGCCATCCCCGGCTCCTAAAACATATTGGTCCAGTGTTGCTGCCAATTCTTCGTCCGTCATGTCCAGCATTGTCTGCGCCATATCCGGGTCATCTGAATAGACAGATTCCAGAATCTCCCGACACATTTCTGCTTTTTCTGACTCATTCATATTTGAAATATATGCTTTGGCATCTGCAGCCTTTGCAGCGTCATCTGCCGGAGAAAACTCTGCACCGTTTAACACATTTTTATTTTCAGATGCCTGCTGTGCCTGTACAACCGGACTTTCATTCGTATAATCAATCAAATATTCTGTTAACGCGCTGGTATAACCGACCGTCCCACTGACAGACGCATTATCCGCGTCTTCTGCCGGCCGTACTACTCCCGTCACCTTCAAATGAACGGCATTGTCCATAAGGCCTTCTATCTTGGTATCACTGTCGCCGATATAATCAAATAATCCATGTTCGTTTTCTTCATACATGTCACAGGCCGGAATCAGATAAAAATCCTGGTTGCAGATTTCCTCATAGCTCCACTTCTGGGTTTTTAGTGCTACCTCCTCTCCTTCTTCTATCTGTTCCATCAATTCCTTGTACTCTGAGGAAGGGAGCGCGCCAAGTTCATATAAAGTGCTGGCAGAAATTTCATTGTTTTTATCAAGGATAAGTACGACCTCATCATATGCTTCCGGCCACGCACCATACAGAACCTCATAGCTGTCTGAAAGCGCGGGACTGATTGTCTGCCCCTCTGTTCCAGGCATTAATTCTTCAAAATTAGTGGAACCTGTTTCCACCATACCACTCATGCCTGACATCATACCGCCGCTTTCAGAGGAGCCGTCCTCCTCCAGAGTACTGCCATCTGTATTCACCAGCGTCCCTTCCGAATCATGGGTGTAAACAGAAAATATGGTGTCATAGGTATATGTGATACCATTTTCCCCAATATAGTTATGAATTTCACTGTCTGAATCTTCCAGATATTTTTTAAATTCCGTCAGATTGTTCTCCGTGATACTGGTGCTCATACTGGAGGCCATTTCCAGACTGGTTGAATCTGAATATACACCGTCCAGTTTGTGATCCGCCTCATCGGAAGCGCTGTCCGTACTCTCCTTTCCTGCAGCAAGCATACTAGATAAATCCATGGACTGCGCTTCTATGCTAATTGGATAAGATGTCATAGTACTTTTCTGAAGATTTTCTATATAAGTATTAATTCCGGTGGATAATGACAGAATTAATGCAATCCCTATGATTCCTATAGAACCTGCAAAGGAAGTCAGCAGTGTCCTCGCCCTTTTTGTCCGCAGGTTATTGAATGATAAAGACAATGCAGTCCAAAAAGACATGGATGATTTACCCATATTTTTATGTTCCGGCTCCCTGACTTCACAAGCATCAATCTCATATGGGTCTGAGTCATCCACAATTCTTCCGTCTTTTAGCTTTACGATACGGGTCGCATATTCCTCAGCCAATTCCGGGTTGTGTGTGACCATCACAACCAGACGGTCCTTTGCCACTTCTTTTAAAAGTTCCATGACCTGTACGCTTGTTTCTGTATCCAGCGCCCCGGTTGGCTCATCCGCCAGTAAAATATCTGGGTTGTTCACAAGGGCCCTTGCAATGGCAACACGCTGCATCTGCCCGCCTGACATCTGGTTTGGTTTCTTATGAAGCTGCTCTCCAAGTCCCACCTCATCCAACGCCTGTCTGGCACGCCTGCGCCGTTCTTCCCTTGAGATTCCTGAGATAGTCAGCGCCAGTTCTACGTTGGACAGCACCGTTTGGTGGGGAATCAGGTTATAGCTTTGAAATACAAATCCAATCGTATGGTTCCGATAGGAATCCCAATCTCTGTCCCTATACTTTTTGGTAGAGATAGAATTGATAATCAAGTCTCCGCTGTCATAGCGGTCCAGGCCACCAATAATATTTAAAAGCGTTGTTTTTCCAGAACCACTTGGCCCTAAAATAGCAACAAATTCATTATCTCTCAGATTCAGACTGACATCATCCAGCGCTGTCTGTATCAAATCTCCTGTTTTATATCGTTTCCTTAACTGCTTTAGCTGAAGCATTTGCAATCCTCCTTGTAGCTATTTTTCTTTCATTTTTTCATAAGCTACTATACAAGAATTTGAAAAACCGAAAATAAACAATAACTGCTGATTTGATAAACTTTTTATAAAAACCATATCCTGTTTATTTTCAGTTTATCTTCCATGGTATAATAAAAAAAATAGAAAAAAGGAGGCTCATCCTATGTTTCAGATTATGGTGTTAGAAGATGACAATCACACATTGAAACTGATGAAGGCAGTATTAGAACATGCCGGATATGTAGTCCATTCTGCACAAAACGGGGAAGACGCCCTTGCACTGACTGATAAACAGCATATTGACCTGATCGTGCTTGATATTATGCTCCCCAAAATGAATGGCTATGAATTCACAGAATATTTACGGGATGCCGGTGACACCACACCAATTTTAATGGTAACTGCCAAACAACTGCCGGAGGAGAAGTGCAAAGGTTTTTTGGTGGGAACGGATGATTATATGGTGAAACCTGTCAATGAAGAAGAAATGCTTTTGCGCATAAAAGCTCTGCTTCGCCGTTCCAAAATCGCCAATGAACATAAGCTGCAGATTGGAAAGGTCACGCTTGATTACGATGCCCTCACTGTTACCCGCTGTAAAACCAGCCAGACACTTCCCCAAAAGGAATTTTATCTTTTATACAAGCTGCTCTCCTGCCCGGACAAGATTTTTACCCGGCTGCAGCTTATGGATGAAATCTGGGGAATGGAATCAGAAAGTTCCGATGTCACTGTAACTGTTCATATAAACCGGCTTCGGAAGCGTTTTGAAGCTTGGCCAGAATTTGAGCTGGTTGCAATCAGAGGAATCGGATATAAGGCGGTGATATGCCATGATTAATTTGAAACAAAAGGCAAAAAAATTTCAGCTTACCCTCTTATTTGCCGGTATTGTATTTTTTATTTTATTGCTGACCATGTTTCTTATATTTACCGGAATTTTTATTTTGCAAAAATTCGGTATTCATATGGTTGATAAATCTTCCCGTATTCCTCTATTTCTGTTTGCCATTGTCAGTCTTGGTGTAGGAACAATCCTGGCACTATTATCAAGCAAATATCCTTTAAAACCCATACGAATCGTGGGGCAGGCGGCGGATGAGATTGCTAGAGGCAACTATAAGGTAAGAATCCATCTGAAGGGGCCGGATGAATTTACACAACTGAGCAATAGCTTTAACCATATGGCAGAAGAACTAAACAGTGTGGAAATGCTCCGCACGGATTTTGTCAATAACTTCTCCCATGAGTTTAAAACGCCCATTGTATCTATCCGTGGATTTGCAAAAATGCTCAAAAGAGAAGATTTGACAGCAGATGAACGAAATGAATATCTAAACATTATTATAGAAGAATCAGAACGCCTGACTGAATTAGCCTCTAATGTACTGAGCCTGACAAAACTGGAGCAGCAGTCTATTTTGACAGATACCAGACAGTGTAATATTGCCGAACAGATTCGGCTTGTGATTGCAATGATGTACAGTAAATGGTCACAGAAAGATATTACTTTCGATTTCGAATGCGGGGAACGGTATGTAAACGGGAATGAGGAGCTTTTAAAACAAATCTGGATGAATATGCTGGATAATGCAGTGAAATTCTCTCCGAATCACTCCACTGTTAAGATATCCATTATTCAGAGAGTACACTCCACAACCGTAACCATAGGGAATGACGGTTCCCCCATCAGTGAAAATCTTTCTGCCCACATTTTTGATAAATTCTATCAGGGAGATACTTCACACACGGAAAAAGGAAACGGCTTAGGTCTTGCAATCGTAAAACGCATTGTGGAATTACACCATGGTAATATACAACTTGCGGAAGGCAGCGGGAATGGTACGGTTTTTGAAATTTCACTTCCAATTTAACCTCATCAAGAAAGCACCCTGCTTCGATGTCTAAGAGACATAAGCAGTGGGCGGGGACTCGCTTGATCAAGGAGAGTATCCCAAAGATTGTGTAAACCTTCAAACTGATGTAAGATAAAATTACTCAGTTTGGAGGTTTATTTTATGGCAAGAAAAAAAGATTCACCACAAAAGGCAACACTCAGAGAGGTGATGGGAGCTTACCTAAAGGAAAACAATGTAAAAGTCAAAGATGGTACGGATGTAAATTCCATCATGCGGGATATGATGTCTGTCATTTTTGAAGGTGCCCTGGATGAAGAACTGAATGAAGAACTCGGCTATTCCAAATATGACTACAGAAATAAAGAGACGGATAACAGCCGGAATGGATACTCCCAGAAGACGGTTCACACCAGTTACGGAGACATGGAGTTAGATATTCCCCGTGACCGTAAAGGGGATTTTGAACCACAGGCAATCAAGAAATACCAGAATACAGTGACGCAGTACATGGAGGAAAAGATCATCTCTATGTATGCAAAGGGAATGACCACTGCGGATATAGAAAGTCATATGAAGGGCTTATACGATATCGGTATCTCAGACAGTACCATCAGCCGGATCACAGATAAGATACTTCCTATCGTAAAGGAGTGGCAGGAACGTCCACTGGAAGATATTTATGCCGTTGTCTTTATGGATGCGGTCCATTATCATGTACGAAATGAGGGACGGATCGTAAAAAGAGCGGTCTATATCGCGATAGGGATTGATATGGACGGACATAAGGATGTGCTTGGTATGTATGTGGGGCAGAATGAAAGCGCGAAATTCTGGCTGTCAATTTTAAACGGTTTAAAAAACCGTGGCGTACAGGATATCCTGATCGCCTGCGTAGATGGTCTTACCGGATTTCCACAGGCAATCGAAGCTGTCTACCCGGAAACAGAGGTTCAGCAGTGTATCATTCATCAGATCCGGAATACCACAAAGTTTGTCTCTTACAAGGAAATCAAACCATTAATGGCTGACTTGAAACGCGTATACGCTGCACCAACGGAAGAAATCGCTTTATCTGAACTGGACAGTTTTGATGAGAAATGGAGTGGGAAATAGCCTAAGATAGCGAAATCCTGGAGGGATAACTGGGCGAACCTGTCGACTTATTTCAAGTACCCGGAAGCAGTCAGACGCCTTATTTATACTACAAATGCTATCGAAGGTTTCAACCGCCAACTTCGGAAAGTCACAAAATCCAAGACGATCTTTCCATCAGATGACAGCCTTCTAAAAATGCTGTATCTGGCAATGATGGATATCACGAAAAAATGGACAGGGCACCGCCAGGACTGGGGCCAGATCCACTCCCAGTTGGAGATCTTCTTTGAAGAACGCCTGTCAGGATTATAACCAGAGTCTTAATATCATAGGGCTGCTGCGGCAGCCCTGCTTGACATGCATGTAATCTGGATTATAATACAGGAAAGGGACAAAGCCTAAGAAATGGCTTTGCCCCTTAGAAACTAATAACATATCTTATATCAGTTTTTTCTGTTTACACAAAATTTGAAACTCTCTCGGAGTTCAGGCTCCGCCTGATAAGCTGCACAGCAGCTAGGAGGTTATGAAAATCTATTTTTTCTCTTTTCCTGCTATAAATGGAAAATCCAGTCAGATCCGTCGGCATAATATCCAGTGTAAACTGTACCCGTTTGCTTTCTAATCCCATCGTTTTCGCAAAAGCTAAAGCCAGTGTTATTTTTCCAACTCCCGGAATATCTTCTAATAACACGTGGCCATTCACCAGAAAAGCCAGAAGCACCTTTTCTACAACTGATTCCTTTCCAAGAATAATCCGGTTTACCTGATTTTCCGCTGCCATCTCATTGGCGTTTTATCTGAGAGAACCTTACCAGGTCATGGCAAATTCCGCCAGTTTTGGATCTGAGGCATTGCTAATCATAGTCTTTGCCGTATCCAAGGCCTTCAACTGCTCCATCTCCTCCTGCGCCAGCGTAAAATTAAATAAGTTGAAATTTTCACAAATCCTCTCCACGTGAACAGATTTCGGAATTACTGCTACACCGCTTTGGATTAAGAAACGAAGAACCGTCTGTGCGGGAGTCTTTCCATGGGTTTTTGCAATCTTTTGTACAGTTTCTTCTGCAAACATTTCATTTGCCTTTCCCTGACCCAGCGGTGCATATGCCTGATGCGCGACGCCGTATTTTCCCAGCCACTCATACTCCGCCTTTCTCTGACAGTAGAGGTGGGTTTCAATCTGGTTGACTGCAGGGCAGATATTGTGAAAATGAATCAGGTCTATCAGACGGTCTGGTTCAAAATTAGATACGCCGATTGCCCTGATTATCCCTTCCTGATACAAGGCCTCCAAATCTCTCCATGCTGTATAGGTATTTCCGTATAGCCAATGCAGCAGCACCATATCCAGATAATTTATGCCCAGCTTTTCCATGGAGTCCAACACACTCTGACGGCAGTCCCCACTTTCATAATTATGGAACCAGACCTTGGTGGTAATAAACAGCTCTTCCCTTGGTACACCGCAGTTTCGAATTGCCGCACCTACAGCTTCTTCATTCCCGTAAGCCTGGGCCGTATCCCCCTGCACGACTATCTTGATACAATCTAACGGTACATTCTCGATACCCTGTTAACGATGAACACACCGGGTACAAACCTCTTTCTGCTCTATTTTAAGCGTAATTATGCGGAAAGGGTATGTCGCAAAAGGGATTGCCGGGGCAAAGAAACGATATTCTGAAAAACAGGAAAATTTGGAAAGTAAAAAGGCTTGTCAGACGTTGTAATAGAGAAATACATGGGAAGAGGGTGTCGCAAAATCATCAAATTAGATGATTGAGCGGCACCCTCGCTCTATATAGGAAAAATCCGGATGGAATCCTTTTGTTTCAGGAATCCTTCCGGATTTTTGGCGTACTTTAATAATGCTTTGTTTTTCTTGTTTTTTAAGCGGTCTCTTTTACTGGAAAAAGATGACTTCCAGTGCGTTCCCTCTGGATTTTTGCATGCAGTTTATTGATGTTGTATCCCATACACAGCAAAATAATCTCCAGTTTTACCTTGGTTTTCCCTCGCAGCAGAAATCTTTGAAATTCGTAATCATTTTTCAAAACACCAAAGGCTCCCTCTGCCTGGACGGAACGGTTCATCCGATATTTGATTCCCGTTTCACTTAGGATATTTTCATAGGATTCCTGTCGTTTTTCCAGAAAGCTTTTTGAAATGTATAACCGCTTATTTCCTTTTGCTTTAGTACATTTTTCTTTATAAGCACATCCGTTGCAGTCTTCACATTCGTAAACGGTTACTTCCGATTCATACCCGCTCTTGCTTTTCTGCTTTTTGATAAAAAGTGGGGACAGGGATTTCCCTGCATGACAAATGTATATATCTGCTTCTTGGTCATATCCCATATTTTCACGTTTGCTGATATCCTGCTTGAAGCTCCGTTTCTTCCATTTCTCATAAGTCTGTGGTTTTATGTATGGTTTTTGCTCTGCACTTCTCAGATAAGTATACGCTTCTTCACTTTCATATCCTGAATCAGCCGTTACACTCGGATAACGGAAACCCAGATTCGTTTCCATTGTCTTTAAAAAAGGAACCAATGTCCAGACATCATTTCGATCCTGAAAAATATCTGCTGCTACGATATATTCACTGTCTACTGCAATCTGTACATTATACCCGGGCTTTAACTGTGCATTTCTCATATGGTCATCTTCCATATGCATAAAGGCTGCATCCGGATCTGTTTTACAATAATTATTTCTTCCCTGAAAACTTGCCGTATGCCAGTCATAAACGCTTTGTCGTTCAAGAAATCTGCGAAAAAGCTCTAAATACCGTTGGTTTTTGCTTTTCTTTTTTCCTCGTCCGTGGACAAAAACGGTGTTGTCTCTCTGGCATCGGTTTTCTAAAAACCGGACTATGTTCTGTAAATCCTGGGTCCTTGATTCTGAAGTGACA of the Luxibacter massiliensis genome contains:
- a CDS encoding HAMP domain-containing sensor histidine kinase, translating into MINLKQKAKKFQLTLLFAGIVFFILLLTMFLIFTGIFILQKFGIHMVDKSSRIPLFLFAIVSLGVGTILALLSSKYPLKPIRIVGQAADEIARGNYKVRIHLKGPDEFTQLSNSFNHMAEELNSVEMLRTDFVNNFSHEFKTPIVSIRGFAKMLKREDLTADERNEYLNIIIEESERLTELASNVLSLTKLEQQSILTDTRQCNIAEQIRLVIAMMYSKWSQKDITFDFECGERYVNGNEELLKQIWMNMLDNAVKFSPNHSTVKISIIQRVHSTTVTIGNDGSPISENLSAHIFDKFYQGDTSHTEKGNGLGLAIVKRIVELHHGNIQLAEGSGNGTVFEISLPI
- a CDS encoding AAA family ATPase, which produces MAAENQVNRIILGKESVVEKVLLAFLVNGHVLLEDIPGVGKITLALAFAKTMGLESKRVQFTLDIMPTDLTGFSIYSRKREKIDFHNLLAAVQLIRRSLNSERVSNFV
- a CDS encoding aldo/keto reductase produces the protein MQGDTAQAYGNEEAVGAAIRNCGVPREELFITTKVWFHNYESGDCRQSVLDSMEKLGINYLDMVLLHWLYGNTYTAWRDLEALYQEGIIRAIGVSNFEPDRLIDLIHFHNICPAVNQIETHLYCQRKAEYEWLGKYGVAHQAYAPLGQGKANEMFAEETVQKIAKTHGKTPAQTVLRFLIQSGVAVIPKSVHVERICENFNLFNFTLAQEEMEQLKALDTAKTMISNASDPKLAEFAMTW
- a CDS encoding IS1182 family transposase, which encodes MSSKLKYHKNYTEFGEPYQLVLPLNLEGLVPDDDSVRLLSHELEDLDYSLLYQAYSAKGRNPAVDPKTMFKILTYAYSQNIYSSRKMETACKRDINFMWLLAGQKAPDHSTIARFRTGFLADACENLFYQMVKRLGDSGELLKETVFIDGTKLEACANKYTFVWKKSVGKWEEKMFRKIQETIQLLNKEYLQDFSVTSESRTQDLQNIVRFLENRCQRDNTVFVHGRGKKKSKNQRYLELFRRFLERQSVYDWHTASFQGRNNYCKTDPDAAFMHMEDDHMRNAQLKPGYNVQIAVDSEYIVAADIFQDRNDVWTLVPFLKTMETNLGFRYPSVTADSGYESEEAYTYLRSAEQKPYIKPQTYEKWKKRSFKQDISKRENMGYDQEADIYICHAGKSLSPLFIKKQKSKSGYESEVTVYECEDCNGCAYKEKCTKAKGNKRLYISKSFLEKRQESYENILSETGIKYRMNRSVQAEGAFGVLKNDYEFQRFLLRGKTKVKLEIILLCMGYNINKLHAKIQRERTGSHLFPVKETA